Part of the Crossiella cryophila genome, CGGGGGAGTGCACGTGCGCGGCGTCCCCGGCCAGGAACACCCGCCCGACCCGGTATCGGTCGACCATGCGCACATTGGCCCGGTACAGCGAGAGCCAGACGAGTTCGGTCAGCCGCAGCTCCTCGCGGCCGGTGGTGGCGGTGACCAGGTCCTGGAGTTCGGCCAGGGTGGGCAGTTCGGCGCCGTCGGCCGGAGGTGGGGCGTAGAGCTGGAAGGTGTCGGTGCCGGGCAGCGGACACAGCGCCAGCGCCCCGGACTCGCCCGGCCAGGCGTGCCAGAACTCGCGGTCCAGCCCGGTCAGCCGGACATCGCCGACCAGCATCCGCTGGGTCTCCAGGGTCTCGCCGAGGAAGTCCACACCCAGGGTCTTGCGCACGAAGCTGCGCCCGCCGTCCGCGCCGATGAGGTAGGCCGCGCGCATCGAGCGGCCGCCCACGGTCGCGGTGACCCCCTCGGCGTCCTGGGTGAAGCCGGTCAGCGGGGTGCCGAACTCCACCCGGCCGCCCAGTTCGGCCAGCCGGTCGCGCAGCAACTGCTCGGTGCGCCACTGCGGGCTCATCAGGATGTTCGGGTAGGGCACCTGCTCGGTGGGTTCGCGCAGCTCGTCGATGCGCTGGTCGCCGAGCACCTCGCGGCCGCGGTAGGCGCGGATGAGCGGGTACTGGCCGCCGTGGGCCAGCAGCGCGTCCAGCACGCCGAGGTCCTCGAAGACCTCCTGGGTGCGCGGCTGGACGCCCTTGCCGCGGGCGCCGGGGAAGGGTTCGGTCCTGGCCTCGACCAGGCGGAACGGCATCCCGCGGCGGGCCAGGTCCACGGCAAGGGTCAGGCCGGTCGCGCCGGCGCCCACGATGAGGACGGGGTCCATGACAACTCCTTAACGACGTTAAATTTAACGTCGTTAAGGTTGCTTGAACGGCGTTAAGCTGTCAAGCATGGCTCTGGATCGCGAGACTGTGGTGCGCACCGCACTCGAGGTGCTCGACGAGGTCGGCCTGGACGCGCTGACCCTGCGCCGCATCGCCACCAGCCTGGAGGTCCAGGCCCCCGCGCTGTACTGGCACTTCAAGAACAAGCAGGAACTCGTCGACGAGATGGCCACCCAGGTGCTGCGCGCCGCGCACGAACCCCCCGAGGAGGGCCTGGACTGGCGGGAGATCGCCCGCCGCTCCGGGGTCGGCCTGCGGCGCGCGCTGCTGGCCCACCGCGACGGCGCGCGCATGGTCGCGGGCACCCACCTGACCGACACCAGCGCCTACGACTCGATGGAACGAGCGCTGTCGACCTTCACCAAAGCCGGGTTCAGCCTGTCGGCGGCGATCTCCGGGCTGACCACGATCTACCACTTCACCGTGGGCTTCGTGATCGAGGAACAGGCCGTGCACCCCACCCCGGCCGAACGCGATCCGCGCTATGACTTCGCCGCCCGCGCCGCCCGGATGGACACCGCCGCGACCCCACTGGCGGTGGCCGCGGGCAAGGAGCTGTTCAGCGACTTCGACCGCCGCTACCGGCAGGGCCTGGAACTCATCGTGCGCGGCCTGGCCGGCTGACCACCCCAGCCGTGGTGCCACAGCCGTGGCAGTGTGCGTGACTCAGTGGCCGGGAAATCAGTGGCCCAGCAGGCAGAACGGGTGCCCGGCCGGATCGGCGTAGACCTGCCAGCCCCGGCCCAGCGCACTGTCCAGCAAGGTCGCCCCCAGCTCCAGCACCCGCTCGTGCGCGGCGGAGAGGTCGGCGACGTCGATGTCCAGGTGTGCCAGCTGCGGCCGCTGCGAGTCACCCCAGACCGGCCGCCGGTGCCCTGGCTGACGCTGGAAACAGAGCACCCGGCCATCAGGCAGGTGCAGCGTGGACCAGTCGGCGTTGACCGCCCAGCGCCGATCGGGCCGGTTGACCTCCCCGCCCAGCAGCTCCTGGTAGAAGGCGGCCAGCCGGCGCGGGGCCGGGCAGTGGAGGACGAGGCACTGGAGCACACCCAAGGGACGCACCCGCCGGAGGCTACTGCCATCCTTGTCGCCATGACTCGCACGCTGTGCCTGGCCCAGGACCCGGCCGCGGACGCCCTGCTCACCGAGAGCCACCTGGCGCTGCTCTTCGGCATGCTGCTGGACCAGCAGATCCCGATGGAGAAGGCGTTCAAGGGCCCCAGGGTGCTCGCCGACCGGCTCGGCGAGCTGGACGTCCGGCAGATCGCCGAACTCGACCCCGAGGCATTCGCCGCGGTGATGTCCCAGGTCCCCGCGGTGCACCGCTTCCCGGGCTCGATGGGCAAGCGCCTGCAGGACCTGGCCCGTTTCCTGGTCGAGCACTACGACGGCCAGGTCGACCGCCTGTGGACCGAGGGCGAGCCGGACGGCAAGGAAGTCCTCAAGCGGCTCAAGGCGCTGCCCGGCTTCGGCGACCAGAAGGCCCGGATCTTCCTGGCCCTGCTGGGCAAACAGCGCGGCGTGACCCCGCGAGGCTGGCGGGCGGCCGCGGGCGCCTACGGCGAGGACGGCTCACGGCGCAGCGTGGCCGATGTGGTGGACACCATGACCCTGACCGAGGTCCGCGAGTTCAAGAAGGCGGCCAAAGCCGCGGCCAAGGCTTAACCGCTGGCTGAAGAGGACCGAAGTTGTCCTCTTCGGTGGATAGCGTGGGGTCATGAGCGAGATCGACCCCTTCCGCATCGACATCCCGCAGTCCCAGCTCGACGATCTGCACGCGCGGCTGGACCTGACCCGCTGGCCGGACGAGCTGCCCGGCACGGGCTGGGACTACGGGGTCCCGCTCGACTACCTGCGCGAGCTGACCGAGTACTGGCGACACGGTTACGACTGGCGGGTGCACGAGCAGCGGCTCAACTCCTTCCCCCAGTTCACCACCGAGATCGACGGCCAGCACCTGCACTTCCTGCACATCCGCTCCCTGGAGCCGGACGCGGTGCCGTTGATCATGACCCACGGCTGGCCCGGTTCGATCGTGGAGTTCCTCGACGTGATCGGCCCGCTGACCGACCCGAGCGGCCACGGCGCGCCCGAGGGCAGCCCCGCCTTCCACCTGGTGCTGCCCTCCATCCCCGGCTACGGCTTCTCCGGCCCCACCCGCGAGACCGGCTGGAACGTCAACCGGATCGCCACCGCCTTCGCCGAGCTGATGCGCCGCCTGGGCTATGACCGCTACGGCGTGCAGGGCGGGGACTGGGGCTCGGCGATCAGCCAGGCCATCGCCATCGCCGACCCCGCGCACGTGCACGCGGTGCACCTGAACATGCTCATCACCCGCCCCGATCCCGAGGTCACCGACCTGACCGAGGAGGAGCTGGCCAAGCTGGCCACGCTCAACCGCTACCAGGACGAGCTGTCCGGGTACATGAAGATCCAGTCCACCCGGCCGCAGACCCTCTCCTACGGCCTCACCGACTCCCCGGTGGGCCAGCTGGCCTGGATCGCGGAGAAGTTCAAGGAGTGGACCGACTCCAAGTCGGTGCCCGAGGACGCGGTGGATCGCGATCACCTGCTGACCAACGTGATGCTGTACTGGCTCACCGGCACCGCGGGCTCCTCGGCCCGGCTGTACTACGAGTCCGCGCGCAGCTGGGGCAGCCAGCCCCCGCTCACCCAGCCGCTGGCCGTGGCGGTCTTCCCGCACGATCTGACCCAGCCGGTCCGGCGCCTGGCCCAGAAGCAGTTCCCCACCCTGACCCGGTGGACGGAAATGCCGCGTGGCGGGCACTTCGCGGCCATGGAGGAACCCGACCTGTTCGTGTCGGATGTGCGGAACTTCTTCCGCGACCAGCTCCCGATGTGATCAAGTAAGCCTCTACGGGGCCGGTCCCGGCACCCACGGGACCGGCCCCGTAGATCCCGCTTTCCCCAGCTCCGCCCCGGTATCCCGAATCGCCCAGGGAAACGGAATACGGCATCTCCTCGCCGCGGCGCCCTCCCGATGGGAAAACTCGGAGGATGCGCGCCTTCGCGCCAAGGGATGACCAAGGGGAGATCACCGTGTCAGGACAGCGCGTGCGGCGCTGGTGGGGGCTGCTGCTCGCACCGGCGCTGGCGGCCGGGATGCTCGTGCCCAGCGCCGCGGCCGCACCCATCACACCGCCACCACCCACCCCCGCCCCACCGGTCGCCAACGCGCCGGCCCCGGCCTGCGCGATCACCGCGGGCGGCCTGATCGGCGACCGCTGGCAGGCACTCAACGCGGGCGCCGGACCGCTGGGCTGCCCGACCGGCCCGGAACAGGACGTGCCCGGCCGCCGCGGCCGCAAGCAGGGCTTCGAGCGCGGCGAGGTCGTCTGGTCCCCTGACCAGGGCCCGAACCTGGTCGTCTCGGCCTACCGGGTGCGCAACGACGTCACTCTGGACTGGGGCCCCACCAACGACCCCTGGAGCTACGACGGCTTCCTGATCGGCTGGTCGCACAACGGCCTGTCCAGGGTGGAGGACGTCTACGGCGGCCCGCGCACCTGGGGCACCTTCACCATGCCGCTGACCCGAGGCCCCGGCCGCTACGACTTCACCGTCACCGGCTGCGACAAACGCCCCGGCCAGTCCGGCTTCAAATGCGCCCAGGGCGCGGCCATCCCGGTCAGCCTCACGCTGCCCGACCTGGCAGGCACCCCCACCGGCTGTCCTGGCCCCGCGGTGGAGGGCAACCTGGGCCGCCGCTGGCGGGAACTGGGCGGCGCCACCGGCAAACTCGGCTGCCCCACCGGCGCGGCGTTCAACGGCCCCAAGGGCCGGGTGCAGGGCTTCGCGCACGGCCAGCTCGCCGAATCACCGGGGCAGGGCGGCAACCTGGTGGTGGCCACCTACTCGGTGCAGAACCGGGTCTATGTGGAGTGGGGCCCCACCGACGGGTTCTTCTACGACTTCTTCATCGTGCGCTGGTACCAGCCCGGCCGCGATCCCCGGCAGGCCGATGTGA contains:
- a CDS encoding HhH-GPD-type base excision DNA repair protein, whose amino-acid sequence is MTRTLCLAQDPAADALLTESHLALLFGMLLDQQIPMEKAFKGPRVLADRLGELDVRQIAELDPEAFAAVMSQVPAVHRFPGSMGKRLQDLARFLVEHYDGQVDRLWTEGEPDGKEVLKRLKALPGFGDQKARIFLALLGKQRGVTPRGWRAAAGAYGEDGSRRSVADVVDTMTLTEVREFKKAAKAAAKA
- a CDS encoding FAD-dependent monooxygenase produces the protein MDPVLIVGAGATGLTLAVDLARRGMPFRLVEARTEPFPGARGKGVQPRTQEVFEDLGVLDALLAHGGQYPLIRAYRGREVLGDQRIDELREPTEQVPYPNILMSPQWRTEQLLRDRLAELGGRVEFGTPLTGFTQDAEGVTATVGGRSMRAAYLIGADGGRSFVRKTLGVDFLGETLETQRMLVGDVRLTGLDREFWHAWPGESGALALCPLPGTDTFQLYAPPPADGAELPTLAELQDLVTATTGREELRLTELVWLSLYRANVRMVDRYRVGRVFLAGDAAHVHSPAGGQGLNTGVQDAYNLGWKLAAGTEELLDSYERERLPVAAAVLGLSSRLLQRDATEGLRRGRETHQLDISYRGGPLAPAGVETASGLAAGDRAPDARLAGGGRLFELFQGPHQTRLIFGGSRPGTDSPGERSFVITEESVRAVYGVPVGSTVLVRPDGYLGAIEVPALTAAR
- a CDS encoding VOC family protein translates to MRPLGVLQCLVLHCPAPRRLAAFYQELLGGEVNRPDRRWAVNADWSTLHLPDGRVLCFQRQPGHRRPVWGDSQRPQLAHLDIDVADLSAAHERVLELGATLLDSALGRGWQVYADPAGHPFCLLGH
- a CDS encoding TetR/AcrR family transcriptional regulator C-terminal domain-containing protein is translated as MALDRETVVRTALEVLDEVGLDALTLRRIATSLEVQAPALYWHFKNKQELVDEMATQVLRAAHEPPEEGLDWREIARRSGVGLRRALLAHRDGARMVAGTHLTDTSAYDSMERALSTFTKAGFSLSAAISGLTTIYHFTVGFVIEEQAVHPTPAERDPRYDFAARAARMDTAATPLAVAAGKELFSDFDRRYRQGLELIVRGLAG
- a CDS encoding epoxide hydrolase family protein; translation: MSEIDPFRIDIPQSQLDDLHARLDLTRWPDELPGTGWDYGVPLDYLRELTEYWRHGYDWRVHEQRLNSFPQFTTEIDGQHLHFLHIRSLEPDAVPLIMTHGWPGSIVEFLDVIGPLTDPSGHGAPEGSPAFHLVLPSIPGYGFSGPTRETGWNVNRIATAFAELMRRLGYDRYGVQGGDWGSAISQAIAIADPAHVHAVHLNMLITRPDPEVTDLTEEELAKLATLNRYQDELSGYMKIQSTRPQTLSYGLTDSPVGQLAWIAEKFKEWTDSKSVPEDAVDRDHLLTNVMLYWLTGTAGSSARLYYESARSWGSQPPLTQPLAVAVFPHDLTQPVRRLAQKQFPTLTRWTEMPRGGHFAAMEEPDLFVSDVRNFFRDQLPM